From Alphaproteobacteria bacterium, a single genomic window includes:
- a CDS encoding DUF1612 and helix-turn-helix domain-containing protein, giving the protein MTEAIFVIASVSSILVKVIKTLHSGYHIPDPLPWAQIAGPLAAAEDAVARLDERLAKSPIRDGWIARTHFTDACASLWLEGELVHLDDLVLHDAGMDVRAPTHELTRAHAVLRTRRRIADGKPDWALSVAGLAGLRGRGGFGNREEEAVERNEEKDEPLGVEDGDGAADAAEPFRVTPTDDRLAEVFASVDAAIAQADRTMTGEIARQTKRAPERDPLVYDLDWDEGERLDAWRAVVDQTRGLPPALAAAIAADAWSALEPLQHTPWLGRLLAASVLRERGKTRWHLSCLHDGLKAIPRERRRPRDSAGRLAVELQATTAAAEAGLKDHDRWLTARTLLARKLHGRRSTSRLPALLDYVLTRPIVSAGMIAEELEITPRAAQDLVADLGLREATGRGRYRAWGIL; this is encoded by the coding sequence ATGACGGAAGCTATATTCGTGATAGCTTCCGTTTCATCGATTCTCGTTAAGGTTATCAAGACCTTGCATTCTGGCTACCATATCCCCGATCCGCTGCCTTGGGCCCAGATCGCCGGGCCGCTCGCCGCCGCCGAAGATGCCGTTGCCCGGCTCGACGAGCGCCTCGCCAAGAGCCCGATCCGTGACGGCTGGATCGCCCGGACTCACTTCACCGACGCCTGCGCCAGTCTGTGGCTGGAAGGCGAGCTCGTCCACCTCGACGATCTCGTTCTCCACGACGCCGGCATGGATGTCCGCGCCCCGACTCACGAGCTCACCCGCGCCCACGCCGTGCTGCGCACGCGACGGCGCATCGCCGACGGCAAACCCGATTGGGCACTGTCGGTGGCCGGGCTCGCTGGGCTGCGGGGGAGGGGAGGGTTCGGCAACCGGGAAGAGGAGGCAGTCGAGCGGAATGAGGAAAAGGACGAGCCGCTCGGTGTGGAAGACGGAGACGGCGCGGCGGACGCCGCCGAGCCGTTTCGCGTCACTCCAACGGACGACCGGCTGGCCGAGGTCTTCGCCTCGGTGGACGCGGCGATCGCCCAGGCCGACCGGACGATGACCGGCGAGATCGCCAGGCAGACGAAGCGAGCGCCCGAGCGTGACCCGCTCGTCTACGACCTCGATTGGGACGAAGGCGAACGCCTCGATGCCTGGCGCGCCGTCGTCGATCAGACGCGCGGCCTGCCGCCTGCGCTGGCGGCGGCGATCGCCGCCGACGCCTGGAGCGCGCTCGAGCCGCTGCAACACACACCCTGGCTCGGCCGGCTGCTCGCAGCCAGCGTGTTGCGCGAGCGCGGCAAAACGCGTTGGCATCTGTCTTGTCTCCATGACGGGCTCAAAGCGATCCCGCGCGAGCGGCGGCGGCCGCGCGATAGCGCCGGACGCCTCGCCGTCGAGCTTCAGGCGACCACCGCCGCGGCCGAGGCCGGGCTCAAGGACCATGATCGCTGGCTGACCGCCCGCACCCTGCTGGCCCGCAAGCTCCACGGCCGCCGCTCCACCTCCCGGCTGCCGGCCCTGCTCGACTACGTGTTGACCCGGCCGATCGTCTCGGCCGGCATGATCGCCGAAGAGCTGGAGATCACGCCACGCGCCGCCCAGGACCTCGTCGCGGACCTCGGCTTGCGCGAGGCGACCGGAAGGGGACGGTACCGGGCATGGGGGATTCTCTGA
- a CDS encoding prevent-host-death protein — translation MSRHPGQTNTPPAAAAERQATGRDRRAVRTVDLTEEDIAAIEASEMTPGFEHLDAELEPEPASLVEKGVRFARELRARGDRTDARPADKAFRDGLYDDR, via the coding sequence ATGAGCCGTCACCCCGGCCAAACCAACACGCCGCCGGCGGCGGCAGCCGAACGCCAAGCGACCGGGCGCGATCGTCGGGCCGTTCGGACCGTCGATCTGACCGAGGAGGACATTGCCGCGATCGAGGCCTCGGAGATGACGCCCGGCTTTGAGCACCTTGATGCCGAGCTTGAGCCAGAGCCGGCCTCGCTGGTCGAGAAGGGCGTGCGGTTCGCGCGAGAACTCCGCGCGCGAGGCGACAGGACCGATGCGCGGCCGGCCGACAAGGCCTTTCGCGACGGCCTCTACGACGACCGTTGA
- a CDS encoding type II toxin-antitoxin system Phd/YefM family antitoxin: MTIPRKTPAQESDHWTVAGAKARLSEVIERAQSDPQIITRHGKPSVVIVSAEEWARKTVRKGTLAEFLMASPLRDANLVLDRVRDQPRDLDL, encoded by the coding sequence GTGACAATCCCCCGAAAAACCCCCGCTCAGGAATCGGATCACTGGACGGTCGCCGGTGCAAAGGCCCGCCTCTCCGAGGTGATCGAGCGCGCCCAGAGCGACCCGCAGATCATTACCCGCCACGGCAAGCCGAGCGTCGTCATCGTCTCGGCTGAGGAATGGGCGCGCAAGACCGTCCGCAAGGGCACGCTGGCCGAGTTCCTGATGGCCTCGCCCCTGCGCGACGCCAATCTCGTTCTCGATCGGGTCCGCGATCAGCCGCGCGACCTTGATCTATGA
- a CDS encoding type II toxin-antitoxin system VapC family toxin, with protein sequence MNLLLDTNVLSEVRRPAPDPTVLAWLDTVDEDRTFISVASIAELRRGIALMDDGRRREALTAWLAEDLPARFAGRILPIDPAIAECWGGLMAQARQSGFALSVMDGFFAATALDRELVLATRNTKDFATLGVPLLNPWTDKGAPE encoded by the coding sequence ATGAACCTCCTGCTCGACACCAACGTGCTCTCCGAAGTTCGCCGACCGGCGCCCGATCCGACGGTTCTCGCCTGGCTCGATACGGTCGACGAGGACCGGACGTTCATCAGCGTCGCGTCGATCGCCGAGCTCCGGCGCGGCATCGCTCTGATGGACGATGGCCGCCGTCGCGAGGCGCTGACCGCCTGGCTCGCGGAGGATCTGCCGGCGCGCTTCGCCGGGCGGATCCTGCCGATCGATCCCGCGATCGCCGAATGCTGGGGCGGCCTGATGGCGCAGGCCCGCCAGAGCGGCTTCGCGCTCTCGGTCATGGACGGATTCTTTGCGGCCACGGCACTCGACCGTGAGCTGGTGCTCGCGACCCGCAACACCAAGGATTTCGCGACGCTGGGCGTGCCGCTGTTGAACCCCTGGACTGATAAAGGGGCGCCGGAATGA
- a CDS encoding tyrosine-type recombinase/integrase, with product MDDITSRALVSDPETRRALQLDALSAILPMERRDRLAELLTDDDVATLKHLAREGMGENTLRALASDLAYLEGWAKAATGAPLPWPAPESLALKYVAHHLWDPAERETDPQHGMPAEVATELREALLLRTDGPHAPSTVKRRLANWGTLHRWKGQEGPFHSPSLRTAVRLAVRASTRPRQRKSKRAVTRDVLDRLLESCRSDRLADTRDLAILLLAFASGGRRRSEVARLRVEQISEEPAVPLDPKDPHSPTLPCVAIHLGRTKTGVADEAGRVLLVGPPVEALREWLERADIGKGPIFRAIDRWEAVEERALTPQSINLIVKRRCAMAGLEPREFSAHGLRSGYLTEASRQGVALPEAMQQSQHRSVQQAASYYNDAERVRGRAVRLGV from the coding sequence ATGGACGACATCACTTCGCGCGCGCTGGTCTCCGACCCCGAAACCCGGCGGGCGTTACAGCTCGACGCGCTCTCGGCGATCCTGCCGATGGAGCGGCGTGATCGGCTGGCCGAGCTCCTGACCGACGATGACGTCGCGACGCTGAAGCATCTCGCGCGCGAGGGCATGGGCGAGAACACCTTGCGGGCGCTCGCCTCCGATCTGGCCTATCTTGAGGGTTGGGCGAAAGCCGCGACCGGCGCGCCGCTGCCATGGCCGGCGCCGGAAAGCCTGGCCTTGAAATACGTGGCCCATCACCTGTGGGATCCGGCCGAGCGCGAAACCGACCCGCAACACGGGATGCCGGCCGAGGTAGCGACGGAGTTGCGAGAGGCGTTGCTGCTTCGCACCGATGGGCCGCATGCGCCATCGACGGTGAAGCGCCGGCTCGCGAATTGGGGCACGCTGCATCGCTGGAAAGGGCAGGAGGGTCCATTCCATTCGCCCAGTCTTCGCACGGCAGTCAGGCTGGCGGTGCGGGCCAGTACCCGGCCCCGACAGCGCAAGAGCAAGCGGGCCGTCACGCGGGACGTGCTGGACCGGCTGCTTGAATCGTGTCGCTCCGACCGTCTCGCCGATACCCGCGATCTCGCAATTCTGCTGCTGGCTTTTGCCTCCGGTGGACGACGGCGCAGCGAGGTGGCGCGGCTCCGGGTCGAACAGATCAGCGAGGAGCCCGCGGTGCCGCTCGATCCTAAGGATCCTCATTCACCGACTTTGCCGTGCGTGGCGATCCATCTCGGCCGAACCAAAACTGGAGTCGCGGACGAGGCGGGGAGGGTGCTTCTGGTCGGGCCTCCGGTCGAGGCGCTGCGCGAATGGCTCGAGCGTGCCGACATCGGCAAGGGACCGATCTTCCGGGCCATCGATCGCTGGGAGGCGGTCGAGGAGAGGGCGCTGACCCCCCAGTCGATCAATCTCATCGTCAAGCGGCGCTGCGCGATGGCGGGCCTGGAGCCGAGGGAGTTCTCCGCACATGGGCTGAGGTCCGGCTATTTGACGGAGGCGTCGCGCCAAGGCGTTGCCCTTCCAGAGGCGATGCAGCAGTCGCAGCACCGGTCGGTGCAGCAGGCGGCAAGCTACTACAACGACGCCGAGCGTGTTCGTGGG